A region of the Methylobacterium nodulans ORS 2060 genome:
GCAGATTGCCGGAGAGTCAAGCACGCTCGACCTCTGAAAAGTCGAGTCCAACCGGTGATGGGCGCCCGAATATCTCGACCGCTACCTTGAGTCGCCTCGTTGCATAGTCTGCGTCCTCGATGATGCCGTGGAAGGAGGCGAACGGGCCCGACTTGATGCGGATCTCGTCGCCGGGCTCGAACGCGTTCGGATCGCGCTCGGTGAGGGTGTCGGCCAGGGCGCGGACGAACCGGCGCAGCTGGTCGGCCGGGACTTGGATGGCGCGCCCGCAGCCGTCGCGCACCGCGTCGCGGACGAAGTAGGTCTCGCGGTGCACCACCTCGGGCGCGGCGCACCGGGGCAGGCCGACGAACAGGACGCGGCGCAGCAGCGGGCGCTTGACGATGCGGCGCCGGCCGCTCTCCTCGACCAGCTCGACGCGCTCGTCGGTGAGCACGGCCGGGATGCCGGCCTTGGTGAGATCCTTGGCCGCCCGGCGGGCGAAGCGGGGCTTGGCGACCATCACGTGCCAGCGCCGCCCCCGCTCGATGGGCGATTCCGGGCGAATTCCCGGGCCCTGAGCGGGGGACCGGGCTTCGGCTGCCCCCGGCGCCCGCGCCTCCGGCGTTCGCCCCTCCCGGGGCGATTCCGGCGATCTCGCATCCGCGGCCAGCGCCGCCAGCGCCTCGCGCCGCTGCTCGCCCTGGGCGTGGAGGCTGCGGCGGGCGGCCTCCGCGGTGATCCGGGCCCGCTCCCGGCGGGCTTTCTCGCGGCGGCGGCGGCGGCGGCGTTGTTCGGGGGTCATCGGCGCACCTCGGCTGGTGTGACGGGGATCGGGTCAGGCGGCCTTGCGGGCGGTCTCGATCAGGTGGCGGGGGATGTGGCAGCCGGGCTCGTCGGGCTTGGGGCCGAGGAACGGGAACCAGCTGCTCGGATCCTGGCGCCAGCGCTTGACGCAGTCCTGCAGGAACGCCGCGCTGTACTCGCCGGCGCCCGGGATCTCGTGCTTCGGGCCCTGGTTCGCCCGGGGCTGGGCGGGCAAGCCCTGGCGCTCCCGCAGCGCGGCGGCGCGCTCGCGGCGCTCGAGGATGCGCTGGGCGAGGATCTCCCAGGTGTAGATTTTTTTCCCGGCCAGCGCGTCGAGGCAGGCGGGGATCAGGTCCGTTTCGAGGTCCATGCCCTGCGCCAGCAGGCGGACCATTGGGCCGACCGCCGGATCGACCGGGGCGCCCGGGATGGCCTCGTGCAACCGGGCCAGCACCCGGTCGTAGAACGCCTGGGTGTGCTCGATGGCGAGGCGCGCCGGCTGCTCGGGAGCCTGCCCGGAATCCTTCCCCTCGGCATGGCTCGGCACGGTCGGGCCGGGCTGGCGGTCGGCCGCGGTAGCCGCGACGGCCTCCTCGTCCCGTCCCGCGCTCGCCGCGGGGTGGTGGGCGCCGTTCAGAGGCTGGGCGGCCGGGGCCGCGGCGGCGGGCTCCACGCGCGGGTGCTTGCGCGGGCGCCCGCGCGGGCGCTTGGGGGGTGCGATGCCGCCGCCTATTAATATCTCCTTTTCCTTTTCCTTTTCCTTTCGCTTTTCATTCAGTGAGTGGGATTTTTCGAGGGCCCAGGGAGGCAGCGGAAAAATCGGATTTCCGCGCCGATTTACGTGCTGGTGATGCCAGCCCGTGACCTCGAAAAACTCTCTATCCTCAATGACATAGATTTTTATCAGCCCGCTGGACATTAATTCAGTGAGCATTCCGTGAACGTCGGCCGCCGTAAAATCGTCGGACGGGAAAATTTGCGCCTTTAATCGGCGCGCCGAAAAAACCGCGCGGCCGTGATCGTCGCAAAAATTCCAAATTCCGATAAAGAGGAGGCGCGCCGGGACGCTCAGATCCATGACCTGCGCGCTGCTCCAAAATTCCGGCTTAATGGTGCGGATGCGGGCCATCGTCAGGCTCCCGGGGCCAGGGTGTCGAGCCGTGACGACGCCACGTCGCAGAACAGCTCCGCGGAGGTGAGGGGGCCGGCGCGGTTCTTGCCGAAGATCACCTCCAGCACGTTCCGGCGGCGTGCGAGCCGCTCGGCCAGATCCGGGTCGCCGGTGCGCTTGACCTTCTCTTCGAGGTAGTAGGCGTCCCGGTAGAGGAACAGCACGCGGTCGGCGTCCTGCTCCAGCTCGCCGGAGTCGCGCAGGTCGCCCAGGGACGGCCGGCGATCCTCGCGCCCTTGGCTCTCGACCTGCCGGTTTAGCTGGGTCAGGAGAACGATGCAGACGTCCTCCTGCTTGGCCGCGGTCTTCAGCCCGCCCGAGATCTCGCCGATCTCAAGGTTCCGATTGCCCTTGTAGCGGTCCGGGACCTTGATGTACTTCAGGTAGTCGATGAACACGACGCCGAGGCTGATCCCCTTGCGGGCGAGCCGGCGCTTCTCGGCGCGGATGCCGTGGACGATCTTGGCGAGCGTGATGCCGGGCTCGCACTCCAGGCGCAGCGGCAGCCCATGGAGCTGGTCGCGGGCCCAGCGCAGCCGCCACATGTCCTCGTCGGTGAGGCGGGTGCCCTCCATGATATCGCCGAAGGCCAGCGCGCCCTGGTTCTGCCACGCGACGTCCGCGAGGTAGCGGGCCACCTGCTGATCGCGCGGCACCTCCAGCTGATAGACGAGGGTTCCGGCGCTCTGGGCCGCCCGCCGGCTGAACGAGGTCAGCGCCACCGTCTTGCCCATGCCCGGGCGGCCGGCGATCAGCCACAGCTCGCCGCGCCGGTAGCCGCCCTTGGTCAGCGCATCGATGTGCGTGAACCCGGTCGGGATGGTCTCGTTTGCCAGCGTGCCGTTGCGCTTGGCCTCGATCCGCTCGATCAGCCAGTCCGCGGCATCGACCCCGTACATGCCAGCCAGATGGCTCACCCCGTCCGCCGCGCGGCAGTCGAGCATCGCCGCCTCGACGCCATCCACGATTGCATCGGCCGAGGTCTCTACGCCCTCGTTGCGAGCGCGATCGGCCGCCTGCTCGGCCGCCTCAATGATCAGCCGCCGGGCGTGAAGGTCGCGGATGATCGTCGCGTAGCTCTTGGCGTTGACGGTGGTGGTGGCGGTGACCGCGAGCTGGCGCAGGTAATCGCCCAGGCGCATACCCTCGCCGATGTCCCGGTCCCCGATGAACGCCTTGGCGCTGATCGGCGTGCAGGCGAGGCCCTGGGCGATCATGGCGGCCATCTCGCGCCAGATCTGGCCGTGCAGCGCCTCGTAGAAGTGATCCGGAGCGACGAGGGGGGTGACCTCCGCCATCACGTCATTGTGGATCAGCACTGCGCCGAGCAGCGCCTGCTCGACCTCGAGGCTGTGCGGGGGCGCCGGGGTGTCGTGGCCGCCGACCCCCTGGAACGGAATGACATTGCCATTGCGCCTCATTGGGCTCTCCTCGTGGTGGTGGTGAAGGCAGGGCTGGCGACCTGCGCCAGCCATCGCGCCCAGGCGGCCCCGGCCGCGCTGGCGTCGGCGATCTGGCTCGACCCACGGGCCGCAAGCCCGGGTGGCCAGAACCCCGTCCCAGGCCCGCGCCAGCGCGGACGCATCGTCCAGCCGCGGGCGGGCGGGAAGTCCGAAGGCGATCTCTGCCAGCGCGCCCAGGCGCGGCCGGCGGCCATGCCGGTCAGCAGGTCCGCAGCGGCCTCCGCGGCCGCGCGGCTCGCGCCGTCCGAGCGCCAGGCGATCGCCGCGGCGGCGGCGCCGAAGCGGCGGGCGGCGCTCATGCGGCCCCCCGGTCGTAGGCCGCCAGGATGCGCTCCCGCTGGCGGACCGGCAGGGCCTCCAGGCTGCGCAGGGCGCGGGCGCGCCGCTCCGGGTTGAGGGGGTCGCCCAGCGCCACCGCGGCCGGGCGGGCTTCCGGCACCGCCGCGATCGCGCTGGTCAGGCGCACGGCATCGGCCCCGCGAGAAAAAATCCCGACGCTGCCGGCCTGAAACACGGGCAGGGACCGGAAACTCATCTCAGGCCCCCGCCAGCGTGAGCAGGGGGGCGTCCGCCTGGACCCCGTAGCGAAGGGCGTCATCGGGCCGCGCGCAGCGGGCCCGGGTGCCGGGGGGCAGGTGGGTGAACTCGGTCTTGGGGCGGCGGTTCGCCATCGTCCGCCACACCACCCAGGTGTAGCTGGTCGCGGTGGTGGCGGCTGGATCCCAGCGGCCGCGCGTCATCGGCACCCGCTCGCAGAACTGCGCGACGAGCGAGGGCGGGGTCGGCCCGAACAGCTTCGCGTAGCGCTCGCCCCCCTCCAGCCAGGAGGTCCGCACCAGCAGCGCCACGCCGACGCGGGCGAGCGGCAGCGCGATCAGGGCGAACTCGAGCGAGGTCGAGAAGGGCGGATTGGTGATGATCCAGTCCGGGCGGTCGGCGTGCCCGGCCGGGTCAAGGAAGTCCGTCACCCGGTACCCGCGGCCGTAGTCGAACACGTCGGAGGCCTCGACGTGGCGGAAATAGTCGGCGAGCGGCCCGGCCATGTGCCCCTCGCCGCAGGCGGGGTCCCAGACCTGCTGGCCGCCGATCGGCACGCCGCGCTCGCGCAGCAGCTCGCAGAGCGCGCGGGTCGCCCAAGGCGGGGTCGGGAAAAAGTCGAGGGCGGTCGGCGGCTCGCGCCGGCTCGCCATCACGGCGCGGGCGTCGCGGGTCTTCATGCGACCCCCGCGAAGGGGCGGGCGCCGAGCGGACCGGAGAGGTACCGGCCGGCGTGGGCCTTGGCGTAAGTGCAGACGCCCCCGACCCACAGGGCGAGGGCGTCCGCCTCGTCATCGCGGGTCACGTCCCAGCCGTAGCGGCGGGCGACGTGCATCATGGTGTGCTTGTCCGCGTGGCCATGGCCCGCGAACCGCTTCTTGTTGGTCTGCAGGTGCTCCTCGACGCAGCGGATTGCGGCGCGGTGGCAGATCAGCTCCGTCACCCCCGCGAGGCCCATCAGCTTGCGGGCGGTGAGGACGTGGGTCTTACCCCGGCTCAGGATCGGGGCCTCGAAGACGCAAAGCGCGATGTCCTCGCCCGCGATCTTTAGGCTCAACCAGTCCTGAAACGCCGCGAGCAATTTTCCGATGTCGTTGCCCGTGGAGGGGAGGGCGTAGTGGCCGAAGGCCGGATCGCCATCCGGCGATCCGAGAGCCCAGCCGGTGGAGGCGACCGAGAGGTCCAGGGCGAGGATCTTGCGCATCGGCGGGCGCGCCTCGCTCTCAGTTCAAGGTCTTCTCGGACTTCCGGGTGGTCCGCTTGATGCCGCTCTGGATCGCCTCGGCGTTGGCGGCGGCCTGGGCAGCGCCAGCATCCTCGGCCGGCTGATCCGGCAGCTCGGCGGGCTTCGTCGCGAACATGTCCAGTTGCGCGTCGAAGTTGAGAACATCCCGGTAGAGGTCGAAGGCGCGCAGGAACGCCGTCAACTGCTCCGCCTCCATCCGGCGGCAGGACAGCGCCAGCTTGAACGCTTTGCGATGGATGCCGTGCGTTGCCTCAGCGTCCTTGATGAAGGCCCCGAAGTCGCCGCGCGCGTTATCCATCTCCGCTTTATGGCTATCCGCGCGCGAGAACAGGGTCTGAAGGACCTCTTTCGAGGTGATTGTTCCGGCAGAATCCTCGCGCATACGAGTTGCCATGGTGAAACTCCATGTTCATGTGCGGCCAAGGCCGCCGGACGAGGCCAAGTCGCACAGTTGACGGGCGACGTGGCCGAGAGCTAAATCGGGGATTGCCGACCGGGACTTGTGGTTGTCTCTGCAACCCAACTTTCACGGCGGCCGGTGGAAGGTACTGAGAACTACGAAAGACCAGAGAAGGGGGGCCGACGTGCGGTATGAGCGCACCGACCACACCAGGAAGACCCGGGGCCGAGCCGCCCGGCAGCCGATCGGCGCTGATGGCCGGGCCGATCACGCGACCCACTCCGCCGGGGCGCGGGACGCGACCGGCGCGGCCGCATCGAGGTCGCTGATCGCGCCGCCGATCTCCTCGGCGAAGCTCCAGAGCTCCGGGGGTGCGGTATGACCGGCGCGCTGCAGTCGCCTGATCATCGTCAGGTAGGTCTTGGCCGGAAACGCCGCCTGGGCGAGCCAGGCGTAGACGCTGTTCGGCTGCCCCCCGTAGCGGGCAGCCACGCGGGCCGCGCCGCCGAGGGCGTCGATCACGTCGCGATGGGTGGTGAAATGGGCCATGCCGGCCAGGATACCCATAAATTATGCTATGGGCAAGCCAGCAATCCCCTGGGTAGCGCAACCGGCACCCAAGAGAATACTACTCCCGGCATGGAGACGCCCAAAAAGACTCGCCCCGGACGAAAATCGCACGTCCGCCCCGAAGACGTGCGCGCCATTTCGGCCCGCCTTCGTGCCCTCCGCAAGACGACCGGATTAAGCCAGGAGAAATTCGCCGCCCGGTGCGGGCTCGGCTACAAGCAATGGGGCAATTTTGAAGCAGAGGAAGGCCGCATCGGCATCGACGCGGCGATTGCGCTGGTCAAGGAATTCGGCGTCACGCTCGACTGGATCTACCTCGGACACCCCTACCGGATGCCGGCCGAGCTGCTGGAGCAGATCCGCGCGGCAGCCGAACCTGAGGCCGCCGCCGGCAAGTGAGACCGGCGCGCGGTAGCCCCTGGCTTCACACCTTCGCGTGAGGAGAGGCAGTGGACCGTCAGACCGGGTCAGCGCCACCGCGGGCGGGATGAGTCCTAAGCGCCGGCCAGTCCCAACACCGCCGGCCCGCGCAGTCCCGTCTCGAACGGCGGGATGATCGCCTTCATATCATCCCGCGTCAGATAGTTGACGATGACGCGGGCGTGCCGCAGCACTTCCAATGACTCGTCCAGCTCGTCGGGCATCTGGGGCATGATCTGCTGGGCCAGCTCGGCGAGATCCGGGTCCGGCTTATATTCGACGGTGACCACCGCCTGCGGCGGCAGGGCGCGCCCCGGCCGGTGGTGCGGACATCGCGCGTAGTCCCGCTCATAGACCAACTGACGCACCACACAGAGCACCTGCAACGCCTCGCTGCGGTCGAGCGGCAGCTGTTGCGCGACCTGCAGGGCCAGGCGCTTGGCCGGGATCCCGAACGTCCGCGGCCACGTGCGCTCCCCGAGTCCAATCATCTCCGTCCACCCGTTTGGCATTTCCCCTCCTCTCCCGCCCTGCCGGCTCTCAAGGCCGGTCAGACTGGCGGAACGTATCTTGAACGACAAGACCGCTCACGGTCGGTTCGGCGGCGTTAGTCCCAAAAAATATGGGCGTATGGCTTGCCAATACCATATTTTGTGGGTAGCTTGAGGCGTTCCCGCTGGAGCGGCCCATGCAGCTTCTAGTCCCGATCCCGGCGCCTCCAACTCGCTGTCTGGTTGCCGGCCCGCCATGTCATAGGGCGCGCCCGGACGGGGCGCCACTCTTTTTAGTCACTATAATCGACCCGGGCTTCCATTGATGCCCGCCCCCACCCCCCTCATTCCCCAGAATACGCAGGCGCGGACCGCGGCCTCTCGCTTGAGAGAGGCTGTCGAAGCGGCCGCCGCGGCCGAACAGCGCCTCAACGACGCCACTTTAAGCCTGCTGGCCGGCTCGCCTGATCTTTCGGCGACGGGCAAAAGCCCCGAGCGCGTGATCCTGGAGCTGATCGCGGCCGTCTTCGTGGCGCGGCGGCGGATCGACGAGATCCGCTTCGAGCTGGTCGCCCCGGACGATCACCGCCTCGTCCCCAATGACGAGGACGACGTCGAGCGCGCCCACACGGCCCGCCTGCGCGCGCTCTTGGCCGAGCTCACGGCCTCTGCGCCGCCGCGCCTGACCGCGACGTGCCTGGGCCTGACTTCCGTCTCCCGCTGAAGGACTTTTTCCGATGCTGACCGTTGCTTGCGTCGTGGCTGGTCCCGGCGCGGATCCCGTCATCCATTCCGCCATGGGTTCCGCCCTGG
Encoded here:
- the nusG gene encoding transcription termination/antitermination protein NusG; its protein translation is MTPEQRRRRRRREKARRERARITAEAARRSLHAQGEQRREALAALAADARSPESPREGRTPEARAPGAAEARSPAQGPGIRPESPIERGRRWHVMVAKPRFARRAAKDLTKAGIPAVLTDERVELVEESGRRRIVKRPLLRRVLFVGLPRCAAPEVVHRETYFVRDAVRDGCGRAIQVPADQLRRFVRALADTLTERDPNAFEPGDEIRIKSGPFASFHGIIEDADYATRRLKVAVEIFGRPSPVGLDFSEVERA
- a CDS encoding replicative DNA helicase, with amino-acid sequence MRRNGNVIPFQGVGGHDTPAPPHSLEVEQALLGAVLIHNDVMAEVTPLVAPDHFYEALHGQIWREMAAMIAQGLACTPISAKAFIGDRDIGEGMRLGDYLRQLAVTATTTVNAKSYATIIRDLHARRLIIEAAEQAADRARNEGVETSADAIVDGVEAAMLDCRAADGVSHLAGMYGVDAADWLIERIEAKRNGTLANETIPTGFTHIDALTKGGYRRGELWLIAGRPGMGKTVALTSFSRRAAQSAGTLVYQLEVPRDQQVARYLADVAWQNQGALAFGDIMEGTRLTDEDMWRLRWARDQLHGLPLRLECEPGITLAKIVHGIRAEKRRLARKGISLGVVFIDYLKYIKVPDRYKGNRNLEIGEISGGLKTAAKQEDVCIVLLTQLNRQVESQGREDRRPSLGDLRDSGELEQDADRVLFLYRDAYYLEEKVKRTGDPDLAERLARRRNVLEVIFGKNRAGPLTSAELFCDVASSRLDTLAPGA
- a CDS encoding type I restriction-modification system subunit M, producing the protein MKTRDARAVMASRREPPTALDFFPTPPWATRALCELLRERGVPIGGQQVWDPACGEGHMAGPLADYFRHVEASDVFDYGRGYRVTDFLDPAGHADRPDWIITNPPFSTSLEFALIALPLARVGVALLVRTSWLEGGERYAKLFGPTPPSLVAQFCERVPMTRGRWDPAATTATSYTWVVWRTMANRRPKTEFTHLPPGTRARCARPDDALRYGVQADAPLLTLAGA
- a CDS encoding helix-turn-helix domain-containing protein: METPKKTRPGRKSHVRPEDVRAISARLRALRKTTGLSQEKFAARCGLGYKQWGNFEAEEGRIGIDAAIALVKEFGVTLDWIYLGHPYRMPAELLEQIRAAAEPEAAAGK